Proteins found in one Paenibacillus borealis genomic segment:
- a CDS encoding GerAB/ArcD/ProY family transporter, with product MSKTQILTLFILLHLASIFAVFPERIISSTSEGHWVAITMLFAVEFMVLWLYLKSLKRFPGKSAVDICLGSLGSWGTRLVVLPMIVFISIELLLLMYFQEVEIKAVLLQRTPAPATLLLFISLCFYAAWKGLAVMIRASIALSILLMPFILFSMLISIQNFRVSYIFPIWDTHWTFFTQPDFYVCTVIFAGFLFLGMIPSHQRIRFGHASVALGIVFVLALGSVYVPLLVFGQETAVNFQYPMLMASDTIDLQWVVFDWLPSFYVVASSTLAVLKVSVLLWLLVMLAHRLFLPKIGAVWILAGICTALYLISLLIPDVKALDTYLYLNSFFCLYSVVGFPVIVFLASRWPRKRVR from the coding sequence ATGAGTAAGACGCAAATACTTACGCTGTTCATACTGCTGCACCTGGCTTCCATTTTTGCCGTTTTCCCCGAACGGATCATCTCTTCGACTTCTGAAGGGCATTGGGTGGCCATCACGATGCTTTTTGCGGTGGAATTCATGGTTCTTTGGCTGTATTTGAAATCGTTGAAGCGGTTTCCCGGGAAAAGCGCAGTAGATATATGTCTGGGATCGCTTGGAAGCTGGGGAACAAGGCTCGTCGTTTTGCCGATGATCGTCTTTATATCCATTGAGCTTCTGCTGCTCATGTACTTTCAAGAGGTAGAGATCAAAGCGGTCCTGCTTCAAAGAACACCTGCGCCGGCGACGCTTCTTCTTTTTATCTCCCTCTGCTTCTATGCGGCCTGGAAAGGGTTAGCGGTCATGATCCGGGCAAGTATCGCACTCAGCATACTCCTGATGCCATTCATCTTGTTTTCCATGCTGATAAGCATCCAGAATTTCAGGGTCAGTTATATTTTTCCGATCTGGGATACCCATTGGACTTTTTTCACCCAGCCGGATTTTTATGTGTGTACGGTTATTTTTGCCGGTTTTTTGTTTCTTGGCATGATACCTTCGCATCAGCGAATCCGTTTTGGCCATGCGTCTGTTGCATTGGGTATTGTTTTTGTGCTGGCATTGGGGTCAGTATATGTTCCGCTGCTGGTGTTTGGACAGGAGACAGCAGTGAACTTCCAGTACCCGATGCTTATGGCATCGGACACGATTGACTTGCAGTGGGTTGTCTTCGATTGGCTTCCCAGCTTCTATGTAGTTGCTTCCAGTACTCTTGCTGTGCTAAAGGTGTCCGTGTTGTTATGGTTACTGGTTATGCTGGCGCATCGCCTGTTCTTGCCAAAGATTGGCGCCGTATGGATTCTTGCAGGGATATGCACTGCCTTGTATTTGATTTCTCTGTTGATTCCGGATGTTAAGGCGCTCGATACTTATTTATATCTGAATTCCTTCTTCTGCCTGTATAGTGTCGTAGGTTTTCCGGTCATCGTATTTCTGGCCTCCCGGTGGCCAAGAAAGCGGGTGAGATAA
- a CDS encoding Ger(x)C family spore germination protein produces MAKKAGEIMSLRVLNTLIVAALMGILLTGCWDTKDINKQYLPVVMGVGKGDTEKYRIILQIPDASGKTQILDKEAKSISKAIDLIRTDSEKSIELVHLRLLLIDKQIASQGIENLINFAVRANDISIKGLVAVIDGSFEKTMYHQISPTPEISSYDYFSEDAGWTPNQSIVRIWEAYQSLNSYSEDMAIPMLKNGERTLFTFKGTAIMREDRLVGTLNNEETLLFNLFKGKYTGGTIEVAQNTSVLIDNAKIRHNASWNGNRPLLQTEIKLNVLITESPEGKPNSRIEKELREQLSGQFNETAKKIRALGSDVLGVGMLFRPELSEKQLKDWKSKWYPKLEQEIDVKINVLNEIYFKENVTEQGERGRMLKKEAE; encoded by the coding sequence GTGGCCAAGAAAGCGGGTGAGATAATGAGCTTGCGGGTGCTAAACACGCTAATCGTAGCGGCGCTCATGGGAATACTGCTTACAGGATGCTGGGACACGAAGGACATCAACAAGCAATATTTGCCTGTCGTGATGGGGGTAGGAAAAGGGGATACCGAAAAATACCGAATCATTCTTCAAATCCCCGATGCATCAGGAAAAACACAAATTTTGGACAAAGAAGCAAAATCCATTAGCAAAGCCATCGACTTGATTCGGACCGACTCGGAAAAGAGCATTGAACTGGTGCATTTGAGATTGCTGCTGATCGACAAGCAGATTGCCAGCCAAGGTATTGAGAATCTGATAAATTTTGCAGTAAGGGCAAATGATATTTCCATTAAAGGGCTGGTCGCTGTCATCGACGGCAGCTTTGAGAAGACGATGTATCATCAAATATCGCCGACTCCGGAAATCTCATCCTATGACTATTTTAGCGAAGATGCCGGGTGGACCCCCAATCAATCGATTGTCCGCATATGGGAAGCCTATCAGAGCCTTAATTCCTATTCAGAAGACATGGCCATACCAATGCTCAAAAACGGTGAGCGGACCTTGTTTACTTTTAAAGGCACGGCTATTATGCGGGAGGACCGCTTGGTGGGTACGCTGAACAATGAAGAAACACTGTTGTTCAATCTGTTTAAAGGAAAATATACGGGAGGAACCATTGAAGTGGCTCAGAACACCAGTGTTCTGATTGACAATGCTAAAATCAGGCATAATGCGAGTTGGAATGGGAACAGGCCATTGCTTCAAACCGAAATCAAGCTTAATGTGCTGATTACAGAGAGCCCGGAGGGAAAACCCAATTCGAGGATTGAAAAGGAACTTAGGGAACAACTTAGCGGGCAATTCAATGAGACAGCCAAGAAAATCCGGGCCTTGGGATCCGATGTCTTGGGTGTGGGCATGCTGTTTCGTCCTGAATTATCTGAAAAGCAGTTGAAAGACTGGAAATCAAAGTGGTACCCGAAGCTGGAACAAGAGATTGACGTTAAGATCAATGTACTTAACGAAATTTATTTTAAAGAGAACGTAACCGAACAAGGGGAGCGGGGACGCATGCTAAAAAAAGAGGCGGAATAA
- a CDS encoding spore germination protein — protein sequence MKRTHEENIHSIEKQLCERFKNSTDFIQQDVTIDHRQCRGYYFNSLVNLPATLVQINQQIQGEASESHADKFTLETDLSLEILSVGLLQGKLVLFDLEGLSMVISPEKTETSRSVSAPESENPLQSAFDAFTEDIDTNIGLLRKKLTSDQLVIETLLTGVRSTKKLAVVYLKGTAPAKVIGSIRGKLEENKEQEVTTVRDLVRILGHPKFTIIPTYISSELPGEMVQNLMNGKVVILMDQFSFAFAFPAIITDLWSTTLDVNYPYPFQIFLRTVRAIAALLAITLPGLYVVLNSVNPELLRIQLAITVAKSREGVPYPALIEMLLVMLLLEMIIEATIRLPKNIGPTITMIGGILLGQAIVQAKLVSNLLIIILVASAIANFALVGYVNTTGIRIYKYVVIFISAFFGIWGLEAAMIWIVLYLSSLNISSVSYLSFSLKGKAPDE from the coding sequence TTGAAACGGACCCATGAAGAAAATATACATAGCATAGAAAAACAACTCTGCGAGCGTTTCAAGAACAGCACGGATTTTATCCAACAGGATGTTACTATAGATCATCGTCAATGTAGAGGGTATTATTTCAACAGTCTGGTCAATCTTCCTGCAACTTTAGTTCAAATCAACCAACAAATTCAAGGTGAAGCCAGCGAATCTCATGCGGATAAGTTCACTTTGGAAACTGACCTATCCTTGGAAATATTATCGGTTGGGCTGTTGCAGGGGAAACTTGTCTTGTTCGATCTTGAAGGATTGTCCATGGTTATTTCACCTGAGAAGACCGAGACCTCAAGGTCGGTAAGCGCCCCCGAGAGTGAAAACCCCCTTCAATCCGCATTTGACGCCTTCACGGAGGATATCGACACCAACATCGGTCTGCTGCGCAAAAAATTGACAAGTGACCAATTGGTGATCGAGACCCTCTTAACAGGCGTACGGTCCACCAAGAAACTTGCAGTCGTTTATCTAAAGGGAACCGCCCCGGCAAAAGTCATCGGATCCATCCGTGGAAAACTTGAAGAGAACAAGGAACAGGAGGTAACAACAGTTCGGGATCTTGTGCGCATTCTCGGGCATCCCAAGTTTACAATCATACCCACCTACATCTCATCAGAACTTCCGGGAGAAATGGTGCAGAACTTGATGAATGGAAAAGTGGTTATTTTAATGGACCAATTCTCCTTTGCCTTTGCCTTTCCGGCAATTATCACGGATTTATGGTCCACTACGCTGGACGTGAATTATCCATATCCTTTTCAGATTTTTCTGCGGACCGTGCGCGCTATCGCTGCATTACTCGCCATCACTCTCCCTGGATTGTACGTCGTGCTGAATTCGGTGAACCCGGAATTGCTGCGCATTCAGCTAGCGATCACGGTAGCGAAGAGCAGAGAAGGGGTCCCGTACCCGGCTTTAATTGAGATGCTGCTGGTGATGCTGCTGCTGGAGATGATCATTGAAGCTACTATTCGCTTGCCCAAAAATATCGGTCCCACAATTACGATGATCGGGGGCATTCTTCTGGGCCAGGCCATTGTTCAGGCGAAACTCGTCAGTAATCTGCTGATCATCATCCTGGTTGCCTCCGCCATTGCCAATTTCGCTCTGGTCGGGTACGTGAACACAACGGGAATACGAATATACAAATACGTGGTCATATTCATCAGCGCCTTTTTCGGAATATGGGGGCTTGAGGCAGCAATGATCTGGATTGTCCTATATCTCTCCTCGCTGAACATATCCTCTGTTTCTTATTTAAGCTTCAGCTTGAAAGGAAAAGCTCCGGATGAGTAA